One genomic segment of Tursiops truncatus isolate mTurTru1 chromosome 4, mTurTru1.mat.Y, whole genome shotgun sequence includes these proteins:
- the MUC13 gene encoding mucin-13 isoform X2, translating into MERSVGSKWNHTGLCTPSTFQSAVKDTHLEEWERKEEKRKRRRNGEERMKERCAFGYSGVDCEDPFQLILTIVGTIAGILILGLVIAFIFSASSKNQRRNVEEQNLIEDNFQNLQLRNTGFSNLGADGRIFPKINTNLPRESEPQNPYVVQGGIPRTHY; encoded by the exons ATGGAGCGTTCAGTTGGTAGCAAATGGAACCACACGGGCTTGTGTACCCCCTCGACCTTCCAGAGTGCCGTGAAAGACACTCACCTGGAAGAATGGGAGcgtaaggaagaaaagagaaagaggagacggAACGGGgaggagagaatgaaagaa AGGTGTGCGTTTGGCTACAGCGGAGTTGATTGTGAAGACC CATTTCAGCTGATCCTCACGATCGTGGGCACCATTGCTGGCATCCTCATTCTCGGCTTGGTGATCGCATTCATCTTCTCAGCGAG TTCAAAGAACCAAAGGAGGAATGTGGAAGAACAGAACTTGATTGAGGACAATTTTCAAAATCTGCAACTGCGGAATACCGGCTTTAGCAATCTAGGAGCAGACGGGAGGATCTTCCCTAAGATCAACACGAACCTGCCCAGAGAGAGTGAGCCACAGAATCCCTACGTAGTCCAGGGCGGTATACCCCGCACACACTATTAG
- the MUC13 gene encoding mucin-13 isoform X3 yields the protein MEPHGLVYPLDLPECRERHSPGRMGACAFGYSGVDCEDPFQLILTIVGTIAGILILGLVIAFIFSASSKNQRRNVEEQNLIEDNFQNLQLRNTGFSNLGADGRIFPKINTNLPRESEPQNPYVVQGGIPRTHY from the exons ATGGAACCACACGGGCTTGTGTACCCCCTCGACCTTCCAGAGTGCCGTGAAAGACACTCACCTGGAAGAATGGGAGc GTGTGCGTTTGGCTACAGCGGAGTTGATTGTGAAGACC CATTTCAGCTGATCCTCACGATCGTGGGCACCATTGCTGGCATCCTCATTCTCGGCTTGGTGATCGCATTCATCTTCTCAGCGAG TTCAAAGAACCAAAGGAGGAATGTGGAAGAACAGAACTTGATTGAGGACAATTTTCAAAATCTGCAACTGCGGAATACCGGCTTTAGCAATCTAGGAGCAGACGGGAGGATCTTCCCTAAGATCAACACGAACCTGCCCAGAGAGAGTGAGCCACAGAATCCCTACGTAGTCCAGGGCGGTATACCCCGCACACACTATTAG
- the MUC13 gene encoding mucin-13 isoform X1, whose product MHTVAIAVVNIFMETTKLTEETVSRAIKTAIEHNATEFTGYIKQDRCDYYGCEKENGLDDCTSGLLCQCKPGLQRPNPQIPLCVALGPKCPDDCNTQNNKQCLVEDSRNATCVCLPDYKEDDRGICQPCAFGYSGVDCEDPFQLILTIVGTIAGILILGLVIAFIFSASSKNQRRNVEEQNLIEDNFQNLQLRNTGFSNLGADGRIFPKINTNLPRESEPQNPYVVQGGIPRTHY is encoded by the exons ATGCATACTGTTGCCATAGCAGTAGTAAACATTTTTATGGAAACTACAAAACTAACTGAAGAAACCGTATCACGTGCCATTAAAACAGCAATAGAACACAATGCAACTGAGTTTACAGGATACATCA AGCAAGATCGGTGTGATTATTACGGTTGTGAGAAAGAGAATGGGCTAGATGACTGCACCAGTGGTTTACTATGTCAGTGCAAACCGGGGCTGCAGAGACCGAACCCACAGATCCCCCTGTGTGTTG CTTTGGGTCCAAAGTGTCCTGATGACTGCAACACACAGAACAATAAGCAATGCCTAGTGGAGGACAGCAGGAACGCTACCTGCGTGTGCCTGCCAGACTACAAGGAAGATGATCGTGGGATCTGTCAACC GTGTGCGTTTGGCTACAGCGGAGTTGATTGTGAAGACC CATTTCAGCTGATCCTCACGATCGTGGGCACCATTGCTGGCATCCTCATTCTCGGCTTGGTGATCGCATTCATCTTCTCAGCGAG TTCAAAGAACCAAAGGAGGAATGTGGAAGAACAGAACTTGATTGAGGACAATTTTCAAAATCTGCAACTGCGGAATACCGGCTTTAGCAATCTAGGAGCAGACGGGAGGATCTTCCCTAAGATCAACACGAACCTGCCCAGAGAGAGTGAGCCACAGAATCCCTACGTAGTCCAGGGCGGTATACCCCGCACACACTATTAG